One genomic region from Muriicola soli encodes:
- a CDS encoding bifunctional UDP-3-O-[3-hydroxymyristoyl] N-acetylglucosamine deacetylase/3-hydroxyacyl-ACP dehydratase, with the protein MVKQRTIAKEVELTGVGLHTGENVTMKFLPAPENHGYAFKRVDLEGEPIIEADANYVINTQRGTNLEKRGVKIQTSEHVLAALVGLEIDNVIIELDAPEPPIMDGSSKFFVEALEKAGIVEQEAERDEYVVKEVISYKDEATGSEITVIPSDEYQVTTMVDFGTKVLGTQNATLEHLSDFKEEIADARTFSFLHELEMLLENGLIKGGDLNNAIVYVDKEISESTMKKLEKAFKKKKLSVKPNGILDNLTLHQPNEAARHKLLDVIGDLALTGTRIRGKVIANKPGHYVNTQFAKKLSKIIKLEKRNSVPKYDLSAPPLMDIHQIMAMLPHRPPFLLIDRILELSDTHVVGMKNVSMNEPFFIGHFPGAPVMPGVLQVEAMAQTGGILVLSTVPDPENYLTFFMKIDNVKFKQKVLPGDTLIFHCSLITPIRRGICHMQAYAYANNKLVCEAEMMAQIAKKK; encoded by the coding sequence ATGGTGAAACAGAGAACCATTGCTAAAGAGGTAGAATTGACCGGGGTAGGATTACACACGGGGGAGAACGTGACCATGAAATTCCTGCCGGCACCGGAAAATCACGGCTATGCCTTTAAGCGAGTTGATCTTGAAGGTGAGCCCATTATTGAGGCAGATGCCAATTATGTGATCAATACTCAGCGCGGAACTAATCTGGAAAAACGCGGAGTTAAAATACAGACTTCAGAGCATGTTCTGGCAGCCCTGGTAGGTCTTGAAATAGACAATGTGATCATAGAGCTAGACGCTCCGGAGCCACCCATTATGGATGGATCTTCCAAGTTTTTTGTTGAGGCCCTGGAAAAGGCGGGCATTGTTGAACAGGAAGCCGAACGAGACGAATACGTGGTAAAGGAGGTAATAAGCTATAAGGATGAAGCCACCGGAAGTGAAATTACCGTGATCCCGTCTGATGAGTACCAGGTGACCACCATGGTCGATTTTGGAACAAAGGTATTGGGAACTCAAAATGCAACCCTGGAACACCTTTCGGATTTTAAAGAGGAAATTGCTGACGCCCGAACCTTCAGTTTTCTCCACGAACTGGAAATGCTGCTGGAAAACGGATTGATTAAAGGCGGGGATCTCAACAATGCCATCGTTTATGTAGACAAGGAAATATCCGAGTCGACCATGAAAAAACTCGAAAAGGCCTTTAAAAAGAAAAAATTATCCGTAAAACCCAACGGTATTCTGGATAATCTCACCCTGCATCAACCCAATGAAGCAGCACGTCATAAATTACTGGATGTGATCGGGGATCTGGCACTTACCGGGACACGCATAAGAGGAAAAGTGATTGCGAATAAACCCGGCCATTATGTCAACACCCAATTCGCAAAGAAACTGAGCAAGATCATTAAGCTGGAAAAGCGCAACAGTGTACCCAAATACGATCTCAGCGCACCGCCGCTGATGGACATCCATCAGATCATGGCGATGTTGCCTCACAGACCACCGTTTCTCCTGATCGACAGAATTCTCGAATTGTCTGATACCCATGTAGTAGGAATGAAAAACGTTTCCATGAATGAACCTTTTTTTATAGGTCATTTCCCGGGAGCTCCCGTAATGCCCGGGGTTTTACAGGTTGAGGCTATGGCACAGACAGGGGGAATCCTGGTGCTGAGTACGGTTCCTGATCCAGAAAATTACCTGACCTTCTTTATGAAGATCGACAATGTAAAATTTAAACAAAAAGTACTTCCGGGAGATACCTTGATCTTCCACTGCAGCCTAATCACACCCATCAGAAGAGGAATTTGTCACATGCAGGCCTATGCCTACGCCAACAATAAACTGGTTTGTGAAGCAGAAATGATGGCGCAAATAGCGAAAAAGAAATAA
- a CDS encoding UDP-3-O-(3-hydroxymyristoyl)glucosamine N-acyltransferase, whose product MKFSTPQTLEQIASLLGIKYVGAADFPVTGMNEIHVVEPGDIVFVDHPKYYDKALNSKATIVLINKKVECPEGKALLISEEPFNDFNKLTKHFRPFVSASASISPSARIGKSTIIQPQVFIGNHVEIGENCLIHPNVTIYDHCVIGNNVQIHAGTVLGSDAFYYKNRPEGFDKLLSGGRVVIEDNVEIGALCTLDKGVTGDTTVKEGSKLDNQVHVGHDTVIGKKCLIASQTGIAGCVVIEDEVTLWGQVGVTSAATIGKKAVVLAQSGVSKSLAGGKTYFGSPADEARVKMKELANLRRIPELLKQKNQQ is encoded by the coding sequence ATGAAATTCTCCACGCCTCAGACCTTAGAACAGATCGCATCCCTGCTGGGGATAAAATATGTAGGAGCAGCTGATTTTCCGGTAACAGGCATGAACGAGATCCATGTTGTGGAACCCGGGGACATCGTTTTTGTTGACCATCCAAAATACTACGACAAGGCCTTGAATTCAAAAGCCACCATCGTATTGATCAATAAAAAAGTTGAGTGTCCCGAAGGAAAGGCTTTATTAATCTCGGAGGAACCTTTTAACGACTTCAATAAATTAACCAAACACTTCAGGCCCTTTGTCAGTGCTTCCGCCAGTATTTCTCCATCGGCCAGGATAGGGAAGAGCACAATTATCCAGCCCCAGGTGTTTATTGGAAACCACGTAGAGATTGGGGAAAACTGCCTTATCCATCCCAATGTCACCATTTATGACCATTGTGTCATTGGGAATAATGTACAAATCCATGCGGGAACTGTCCTGGGCTCTGATGCTTTTTATTACAAGAACAGACCTGAAGGATTTGATAAATTACTCTCCGGAGGCAGGGTAGTGATTGAAGACAATGTAGAAATTGGCGCGCTGTGTACCCTGGATAAGGGCGTAACAGGCGACACCACGGTAAAAGAGGGAAGCAAGCTCGATAATCAGGTTCACGTGGGTCACGATACTGTTATTGGGAAGAAATGCCTTATTGCATCCCAGACAGGAATTGCGGGCTGTGTGGTTATTGAGGATGAAGTCACCCTCTGGGGACAGGTAGGGGTAACCAGTGCGGCAACTATTGGAAAGAAGGCTGTTGTTCTGGCACAATCAGGGGTGTCAAAATCCCTTGCCGGAGGAAAAACCTATTTCGGAAGTCCGGCTGATGAAGCCAGAGTCAAAATGAAAGAACTAGCCAACCTCAGGAGAATCCCTGAATTACTAAAACAAAAAAATCAACAATAA
- the efp gene encoding elongation factor P, which produces MANTSDIRKGLCIRYNNDIYKITEFLHVKPGKGPAFVRTKLKSVTTGKVLDNTFSAGHKIEDVRVETRSYQFLYADGSTYHFMNTDDYNQIALQESALDAPQLLKEGEIVTIMFNTEDSMPLSVDMPASVILEVTHTEPGVKGNTATNATKPATVETGASVNVPLFINEGDKIKIDTEKGNYMERAKE; this is translated from the coding sequence ATGGCAAATACATCAGATATAAGGAAAGGTTTGTGCATCAGGTACAACAATGATATTTACAAGATCACAGAATTCCTGCATGTAAAACCCGGGAAAGGCCCGGCATTCGTTAGGACAAAACTAAAGAGCGTAACTACTGGAAAGGTTCTGGATAACACTTTTTCTGCCGGACATAAGATAGAAGATGTGAGGGTAGAGACCAGAAGTTATCAATTCCTCTATGCTGATGGATCTACCTATCATTTTATGAATACGGATGACTACAACCAGATCGCACTACAGGAAAGCGCCCTGGATGCTCCCCAGTTATTAAAAGAGGGGGAAATTGTAACCATCATGTTTAATACGGAAGACAGTATGCCCTTATCGGTTGACATGCCGGCCAGCGTTATACTCGAGGTCACTCATACGGAGCCCGGGGTAAAAGGAAACACGGCCACCAATGCCACGAAACCGGCCACAGTAGAAACCGGAGCTTCTGTAAATGTCCCTCTTTTTATCAATGAAGGCGATAAGATCAAGATCGATACAGAGAAGGGAAATTATATGGAACGCGCCAAGGAATAA
- the lpxA gene encoding acyl-ACP--UDP-N-acetylglucosamine O-acyltransferase translates to MNQPLAYIHPGAKIAKNVVVEPFTTIHNNVTIGEGTWIGSNVTIMEGARIGKNCNIFPGAVISAPPQDLKYKGEETTVEIGNNTTIRECATINKGTSDRMKTVIGKNCLIMAYCHIAHDCFVGNNCIFSNNSTLAGHVTIGDNVVLAGLVAVHQFVSIGHHAFVTGGSLVRKDVPPFVKGAREPMSYVGINSVGLRRRGFKSDKIREIQNIYRILYQKNYNNSQAVQIIEAEMEATPERDEILQFIRDSQRGIMKGYFSTN, encoded by the coding sequence ATGAATCAACCGCTTGCTTATATCCATCCCGGGGCAAAAATTGCTAAAAACGTGGTGGTGGAACCATTTACAACTATTCACAACAATGTCACCATTGGTGAAGGCACATGGATCGGCTCTAATGTTACCATCATGGAAGGCGCCCGGATTGGGAAGAATTGTAACATATTCCCCGGAGCAGTCATTTCCGCCCCGCCTCAGGACCTGAAGTACAAGGGAGAGGAGACCACTGTTGAAATAGGAAACAACACTACTATTAGGGAATGTGCTACCATTAATAAAGGTACCTCAGACCGAATGAAAACCGTCATCGGTAAGAATTGTCTGATTATGGCCTATTGCCACATCGCTCACGATTGTTTTGTGGGTAATAACTGTATATTTTCCAATAATTCTACCCTTGCAGGTCATGTGACCATTGGAGACAATGTGGTCCTGGCCGGTCTGGTTGCGGTTCATCAATTTGTATCCATCGGGCATCACGCCTTTGTAACAGGAGGTTCACTGGTGCGAAAAGATGTTCCGCCCTTTGTAAAAGGTGCCAGGGAGCCCATGTCTTACGTGGGGATAAACTCTGTGGGACTAAGGCGCAGGGGTTTTAAATCGGATAAGATACGGGAGATCCAAAATATTTACAGGATCCTTTATCAAAAGAACTACAACAACTCCCAGGCAGTTCAGATCATTGAAGCTGAAATGGAAGCGACGCCGGAAAGGGATGAGATTTTGCAATTCATCCGGGATTCGCAAAGAGGAATTATGAAAGGATATTTTAGTACCAATTAA
- a CDS encoding HD domain-containing protein → MATTRKLKLFNDPIYGFIRIPNPQLFKLISHPFFQRLRRISQMGMSYLVFPGAHHTRFHHALGSMHLMQQALEVLRYKGVVITEEEAHGLLGAILLHDIGHGPFSHAMEHSLVSGVSHEDLSLLFMEQLNKECKGELNLAIEIFKGSYHKKFLNQLVSSQLDMDRLDYLKRDSFYTGVAEGNINAERLITMLNVVDGSLVVEQKGIYSVEKFLIARRFMYWQVYLHKTGIVAEQLLIRVLRRAREVYDGDGTLTASDSLLYFLANEVRHKDFRPDILLKFASLDDVDILSALKTWQHHPDFILSELSKMILNRQLLKIKVKDKPPSAKKLEKIKAACISKFELSEKEVSYFVFTGSIENRAYNREKENINILMENSRITDVAKASDHLNLDALSKTVTKHYMCYPKKSVS, encoded by the coding sequence TTGGCCACCACCAGGAAGCTGAAGTTATTTAATGATCCAATTTACGGATTTATTAGAATTCCTAACCCCCAGCTGTTCAAACTTATTTCTCATCCCTTCTTTCAACGCCTTCGCAGGATCTCCCAGATGGGGATGTCTTATCTGGTCTTCCCCGGGGCACATCACACCAGATTTCATCACGCTTTAGGGAGTATGCACCTGATGCAACAGGCCCTGGAAGTGCTCCGTTACAAAGGTGTTGTAATTACGGAAGAGGAAGCCCACGGACTCTTGGGCGCTATCCTCTTACACGATATTGGCCATGGTCCTTTTTCCCATGCCATGGAACACAGCCTGGTGAGCGGGGTATCACACGAAGATCTTTCCCTGCTGTTTATGGAGCAACTCAATAAGGAATGCAAGGGGGAATTAAACTTAGCCATAGAGATATTTAAAGGTAGCTATCACAAAAAATTCCTCAACCAGTTGGTTTCGAGTCAGCTCGATATGGACCGACTCGATTATCTAAAAAGGGATAGTTTTTACACCGGCGTTGCAGAAGGGAACATCAATGCAGAACGCCTGATCACCATGCTTAATGTAGTTGATGGCTCGCTGGTAGTGGAGCAAAAAGGCATTTATTCCGTAGAAAAATTTCTGATCGCCAGGAGGTTTATGTACTGGCAGGTGTACCTGCACAAGACCGGGATTGTTGCCGAGCAATTACTGATCAGGGTGTTACGGAGAGCCAGAGAGGTATATGACGGCGATGGCACTCTTACTGCAAGCGATTCGCTCCTCTATTTTCTGGCCAATGAAGTAAGGCACAAGGATTTTAGGCCCGATATCCTGCTAAAATTTGCCTCCCTTGATGATGTGGATATCCTTTCGGCCCTCAAGACCTGGCAGCACCATCCTGATTTTATCCTTTCCGAATTGAGTAAAATGATCCTCAACCGGCAATTACTGAAAATCAAAGTAAAAGATAAGCCGCCGTCTGCGAAGAAGCTCGAAAAGATTAAAGCAGCCTGTATATCTAAATTTGAGCTGAGCGAGAAAGAGGTAAGTTATTTTGTTTTTACCGGCAGTATTGAAAACAGGGCCTACAACCGCGAGAAAGAAAATATTAATATCCTTATGGAGAACTCCAGGATCACAGATGTGGCAAAGGCTTCTGACCATTTAAATTTGGACGCTTTGTCCAAAACGGTAACCAAGCATTATATGTGCTATCCCAAGAAAAGTGTTTCGTAA
- the sucD gene encoding succinate--CoA ligase subunit alpha: MSVLVNKNSKIIVQGFTGSEGTFHAEQMIEYGTNVVGGVTPGKGGQTHLDRPVFNTVEEAVEKAGADTTIIFVPPAFAADAIMEAASAGIKVIITITEGIPVEDMVKTYDYIKDKDCTLIGPNCPGVITPGEAKVGIMPGFVFKKGKVGIVSKSGTLTYEAADQVVRQGLGITTAIGIGGDPIIGTTTKEAVELLINDPDTSCVVMIGEIGGQLEADAANWYKASGSKKPIVGFIAGETAPAGRTMGHAGAIVGGSDDTAQAKKRIMRECGIHVVDSPAEIGKKVKEVMA; the protein is encoded by the coding sequence ATGAGCGTACTAGTAAATAAGAATTCCAAAATCATAGTTCAGGGTTTTACCGGGAGCGAAGGGACTTTCCACGCAGAACAGATGATTGAATACGGCACTAATGTGGTAGGGGGAGTTACTCCGGGAAAAGGAGGACAAACCCATCTTGATCGCCCTGTTTTCAATACGGTAGAAGAGGCTGTGGAAAAGGCGGGCGCAGATACTACGATTATTTTTGTTCCTCCTGCGTTTGCAGCGGATGCGATTATGGAAGCAGCAAGTGCGGGGATCAAAGTGATCATTACGATTACCGAAGGAATACCCGTTGAGGACATGGTAAAGACTTATGATTACATAAAGGATAAGGACTGTACGCTGATTGGTCCTAACTGCCCAGGGGTAATCACTCCAGGAGAAGCCAAGGTGGGTATTATGCCCGGATTTGTCTTTAAAAAGGGCAAGGTGGGAATTGTATCCAAATCAGGCACACTTACCTATGAAGCTGCAGACCAGGTGGTTAGACAGGGTCTGGGAATCACTACCGCCATCGGTATTGGGGGAGATCCCATAATTGGAACAACAACCAAAGAAGCTGTGGAATTACTGATCAACGATCCTGATACCAGTTGTGTTGTGATGATTGGAGAGATAGGTGGACAGCTGGAAGCAGATGCGGCGAATTGGTACAAGGCTAGCGGCAGTAAAAAACCTATTGTTGGCTTTATAGCCGGTGAAACAGCTCCTGCAGGCAGAACCATGGGGCATGCGGGTGCTATTGTCGGTGGAAGTGACGATACTGCCCAGGCCAAGAAAAGGATAATGAGGGAATGTGGTATCCACGTGGTGGATTCACCCGCAGAGATCGGAAAAAAGGTCAAGGAGGTAATGGCATAA
- the tsaE gene encoding tRNA (adenosine(37)-N6)-threonylcarbamoyltransferase complex ATPase subunit type 1 TsaE: protein MPAGGMGAGKTTLIKAFVKLLGGEEQGNSPTFGIVNEYHNQEGGILAYHFDFYRLNNPGEALDLGLEDYLREDTWVFIEWPEMVAQLLPENSLTLELRIIDPSRREISLVK from the coding sequence ATGCCTGCGGGGGGCATGGGAGCAGGTAAAACCACCTTGATTAAGGCCTTTGTTAAGCTACTTGGAGGCGAGGAACAGGGGAATAGTCCCACCTTCGGCATCGTCAATGAATACCATAACCAAGAAGGAGGAATATTAGCTTACCATTTTGATTTTTATCGATTAAATAATCCCGGTGAAGCCCTTGATCTTGGCCTTGAGGACTATCTCAGGGAGGATACCTGGGTGTTTATAGAGTGGCCTGAAATGGTAGCTCAACTTTTGCCTGAAAACAGTCTTACCCTAGAATTAAGAATCATAGACCCCTCAAGGCGGGAGATTTCACTTGTAAAATAG
- the lpxD gene encoding UDP-3-O-(3-hydroxymyristoyl)glucosamine N-acyltransferase produces the protein MKFTASQIAGILEGEVHGNPEISVHKLAKIEEGVEGSLTFLANPKYTHYIYSTEASITIVNRDFKPEQELSTTLIKVDNAYESFSKLLEFYNDVKHNKIGIEEPVFLAETASYGEDFYLGAFSYLGNNVKIGDHVKIFPNVYIGDNVTIGDNVMIYSGAKIYSESIVGNGCVIHSAVIIGADGFGFTPNTNGEYSKVPQTGNVILEENVEIGAGTTIDRATLGSTILRKGVKLDNQIQIAHNVEIGEHTVIAAQTGVAGSTKIGKNCLIGGQVGIVGHITIGDRVRIQAQSGITRSVKDGEKLQGSPALNYGDFNKAYVHFRNLSKLVGRIVDLEKNNGE, from the coding sequence TTGAAATTCACAGCCAGTCAGATAGCAGGGATCCTAGAAGGTGAGGTTCACGGAAACCCGGAGATATCTGTTCACAAACTGGCGAAAATAGAGGAGGGCGTAGAAGGTTCTCTCACCTTCCTGGCCAATCCCAAGTACACCCATTACATCTACAGTACAGAAGCGTCTATAACCATTGTCAATAGAGACTTTAAGCCCGAACAGGAACTGAGTACCACCCTGATCAAAGTTGACAATGCCTACGAATCTTTCTCAAAACTTCTCGAATTTTACAACGATGTAAAGCACAATAAGATAGGGATTGAAGAACCCGTGTTTTTGGCTGAAACAGCGTCGTACGGGGAGGATTTTTACCTGGGTGCTTTTTCATATTTGGGGAATAATGTTAAGATTGGAGATCATGTAAAGATCTTCCCTAATGTATACATAGGAGACAATGTTACGATTGGCGACAATGTGATGATCTATTCGGGTGCTAAGATCTATTCCGAGTCTATTGTGGGGAACGGATGCGTGATCCACAGTGCCGTAATAATAGGTGCCGATGGCTTTGGTTTTACCCCAAATACCAACGGGGAGTATTCCAAGGTGCCTCAGACAGGAAATGTCATTCTTGAAGAAAATGTAGAAATCGGAGCGGGTACAACCATAGATAGGGCCACTCTGGGCTCAACTATTTTGAGAAAAGGCGTTAAATTAGATAATCAGATTCAGATTGCTCATAATGTAGAAATAGGAGAGCATACGGTGATCGCTGCCCAGACAGGTGTTGCAGGCTCTACAAAGATTGGAAAAAACTGTCTGATCGGTGGCCAGGTGGGTATCGTAGGACATATCACCATAGGTGACAGGGTAAGGATTCAGGCACAGTCCGGGATCACCCGCAGTGTAAAAGACGGAGAAAAACTGCAGGGGTCACCTGCATTGAATTACGGGGACTTTAATAAAGCATATGTCCACTTTAGAAACCTTTCCAAATTAGTGGGAAGGATTGTTGATTTGGAGAAAAATAACGGAGAATAA
- a CDS encoding KAP family P-loop NTPase fold protein — MDIKHYEIEIVPENPFANCKLDRQKYSSVLTNIINSYPSGFVLGLNNKWGTGKTTFVKMWGQDLKNNGYQTLYFNAWENDFENNPLTALMGELKTITSEETEPAFKKTLKKASTLTKHIAPIIAKAIADRYIDTEGVKEAIVRVTEGLSDVFENEVHEYEKKKKSISDFRQSLSEFIANTNEGKPLIFIIDELDRCRPNYAVSILEQIKHFFSVPNVVYILSIDKEQLGNAIKGVYGSDDIDADEYLRRFIDIEYSIPEPEVDIFYQYLYDYFKFDEFFQSEERLKHEELKSDKPDFLKTCKLLFTNANIPLRQQEKIFAHSRLALRSFTSNMYVTPHIFLLLTFIKVRHNKFYNELKSKRLKIEEVQEKFLSIIKIDINEQTERQLMWMEISLVNVYNNFSQDSYYSRQLIDSVKETGDKKSIIGSVIKKNAEKDVMSILESINRGDGGGHLDLLHYVNRIDLLEEMKT; from the coding sequence ATGGACATAAAACACTATGAAATTGAAATTGTGCCTGAAAACCCATTTGCGAATTGTAAGTTAGACAGACAAAAATATTCGAGTGTTCTAACTAACATTATCAACTCTTACCCTTCTGGTTTTGTGCTTGGACTAAACAACAAATGGGGAACTGGAAAAACAACATTTGTTAAAATGTGGGGACAGGATTTGAAAAACAACGGTTACCAAACACTTTATTTCAATGCTTGGGAAAATGACTTCGAGAATAATCCTCTTACTGCACTAATGGGAGAATTAAAAACTATAACAAGCGAAGAAACAGAGCCAGCATTTAAAAAGACTTTAAAAAAAGCATCAACATTAACTAAACATATAGCACCGATTATTGCGAAAGCAATAGCTGATAGATATATTGATACAGAAGGTGTAAAAGAGGCTATTGTTCGTGTAACGGAAGGATTATCGGACGTTTTTGAAAACGAAGTTCACGAGTATGAAAAAAAGAAAAAAAGCATTTCTGATTTTCGACAAAGCTTATCGGAATTTATAGCCAATACAAACGAAGGAAAACCTTTAATATTTATCATCGACGAACTTGACAGATGTCGTCCAAATTACGCTGTTTCAATATTAGAACAAATTAAACACTTCTTCTCTGTTCCTAATGTTGTTTACATATTATCCATCGACAAAGAACAACTTGGGAATGCAATTAAAGGGGTGTATGGAAGTGATGATATTGACGCCGATGAATATTTACGAAGATTCATAGATATAGAGTATTCAATTCCAGAACCCGAAGTAGATATATTTTATCAATATTTATATGACTATTTCAAATTTGATGAGTTTTTCCAATCAGAAGAAAGACTGAAGCATGAAGAATTAAAATCAGACAAACCTGACTTTTTAAAAACTTGTAAACTTTTGTTTACAAATGCAAATATCCCACTAAGACAGCAAGAAAAGATATTTGCTCACTCAAGATTAGCTTTGAGAAGTTTTACTTCTAATATGTACGTTACACCTCATATTTTTCTTTTACTAACATTTATCAAAGTTAGACACAACAAGTTCTACAATGAATTGAAAAGTAAACGGCTAAAAATTGAAGAAGTACAGGAAAAGTTTTTATCAATCATTAAAATCGATATTAATGAACAAACCGAAAGACAACTTATGTGGATGGAAATTTCATTGGTAAATGTTTATAACAATTTTTCACAAGACAGTTATTATAGTAGACAGTTGATTGATAGTGTAAAAGAAACAGGAGATAAAAAATCTATAATTGGTTCAGTCATAAAAAAGAATGCTGAAAAAGATGTAATGTCGATTTTAGAGAGTATTAATCGTGGAGATGGAGGAGGCCATTTAGACTTGTTGCATTACGTCAACAGAATTGACCTATTGGAAGAAATGAAAACATAA
- a CDS encoding bifunctional response regulator/alkaline phosphatase family protein → MNTITILWVDDEIDMLKPHILFLEEKNYKVITCKSGQEALEELGKNQFDIVFLDENMPGLSGLDTLNEVKNIEPTLPVVMITRSEEEFIMEEAIGSKIADYLIKPVNPNQILLSLKKTLDHSRLISEKTTSNYQQEFRKISMDLSMVNSYEEWADLYRKLISWELRLEEIEDSGMFEILESQKIEANNQFGKFIDKNYAEWFSEGGGPVMSHTLFKEWIKPELAEQPTLLVVIDNLRYDQWISFEDVLSPFYKKTKEQPYYSILPTATQYARNALFSGLTPLDMEKKYPKWWKNDVDEGGKNLFEDKFLESQLKRLGLDLEWEYFKISSLKQGKNLVQNFNSQKKNDLTVIVYNFVDMLSHAKTEMDVIKELASNDKAYRSLTQSWFKNSPLLEIIQKARSLGMKLIITTDHGTINVKQPSKVIGDRETSLNLRYKTGRSLSYDAKDVLEAKDPSKINLPSITMSSSFIFAKNDLFFAYPNNYNHYVSYFRNTYQHGGVSLEEMIIPYVVLQPR, encoded by the coding sequence ATGAACACAATTACAATACTGTGGGTAGATGACGAGATTGATATGCTGAAACCCCATATCCTTTTTTTAGAAGAAAAAAATTACAAAGTGATTACCTGTAAGAGTGGTCAGGAGGCCCTGGAGGAACTCGGTAAGAATCAGTTCGACATTGTTTTCCTCGATGAGAATATGCCCGGCCTGTCAGGCCTGGATACGCTTAATGAAGTGAAGAACATCGAACCCACCCTGCCGGTGGTCATGATCACAAGAAGCGAGGAAGAATTTATAATGGAGGAAGCCATAGGCTCCAAAATTGCCGATTATCTAATTAAACCGGTAAATCCCAATCAGATTTTGCTTTCCCTGAAAAAAACCCTGGACCACTCCCGCCTGATTTCGGAAAAAACAACGTCTAACTACCAGCAGGAATTTCGAAAGATCTCCATGGACCTCAGTATGGTGAACAGTTATGAGGAGTGGGCCGACTTATACCGAAAATTAATTTCCTGGGAATTGCGCCTTGAAGAAATTGAAGATTCAGGGATGTTTGAGATCCTGGAATCGCAAAAAATTGAGGCCAACAACCAATTTGGAAAGTTTATAGACAAGAATTACGCTGAATGGTTCAGTGAAGGGGGCGGACCCGTGATGTCTCACACCCTGTTTAAGGAATGGATAAAACCCGAGCTGGCAGAGCAGCCCACCCTTTTGGTGGTCATTGACAATTTGCGGTATGATCAATGGATCTCCTTTGAGGATGTGCTCTCACCCTTCTACAAAAAGACCAAAGAGCAACCCTATTACAGCATTCTGCCTACGGCTACGCAATATGCCAGAAACGCGCTCTTCTCCGGCTTAACTCCGCTTGACATGGAAAAAAAATACCCAAAGTGGTGGAAGAATGACGTGGATGAAGGGGGTAAGAACCTCTTTGAAGATAAATTCCTGGAATCCCAGTTAAAGCGCCTGGGCCTGGATCTGGAGTGGGAATACTTTAAAATCAGCAGCCTGAAGCAGGGGAAAAACCTGGTACAAAACTTTAACAGCCAGAAAAAAAATGATTTAACCGTGATCGTCTACAATTTTGTGGACATGCTTTCTCATGCCAAAACCGAAATGGACGTTATCAAAGAACTGGCTTCCAATGACAAGGCGTACCGCTCGCTTACGCAGAGCTGGTTTAAAAATTCTCCGCTGCTGGAGATCATACAAAAAGCCAGGAGCCTGGGCATGAAACTGATCATCACAACAGACCACGGGACTATAAACGTAAAACAGCCCTCAAAGGTGATAGGAGACCGGGAGACCAGCCTTAACCTGAGGTATAAGACCGGGAGGAGCTTATCTTATGACGCCAAGGATGTACTGGAAGCAAAGGATCCCTCAAAGATCAATTTACCGAGTATTACCATGAGCAGTTCCTTTATTTTTGCCAAGAACGATCTCTTTTTTGCTTATCCCAACAATTACAACCACTATGTGAGTTATTTCCGGAACACTTACCAGCACGGGGGCGTATCCCTGGAGGAGATGATCATTCCCTATGTGGTGCTGCAACCGAGATAA